A window of the Eulemur rufifrons isolate Redbay chromosome 6, OSU_ERuf_1, whole genome shotgun sequence genome harbors these coding sequences:
- the FAM181B gene encoding protein FAM181B produces MAVQAALLSTHPFVPFGFGGSPDGLGGAFGALDKGCCFEDDETGAPAGALLSGAEGGDVREATRDLLSFIDSASSNIKLALDKPGKSKRKVNHRKYLQKQIKRCSGLMGAAAPGPPSPSAADTPAKRPLVAPSASTVAVPAQGKAAPRREASQAAAAASLQSRSLAALFDSLRHIPGGAEPAGAAVAAPAAGLGGAGAGGSGGDGAGPSGGTAVPGARKVPLRARNLPPSFFTEPSRAGGAGCSPSGPGVSLGDLEKGAEAVEFFELLGPDYSAGTEAAVLLAAEPLDVFPAGAAVLRGPPELEPSFFEPPPAVVGNLLYPEPWSVPGCPATKKPPLTAPRGGLTLNEPLRPLYPAAGDSPGGEDGPGHLASFAPFFPDCALPPPPPPSQVSYDYSAGYSRTAYSSLWRPDGVWEGPPGEEGAHRD; encoded by the coding sequence ATGGCGGTGCAGGCGGCACTCCTCAGCACGCACCCCTTCGTGCCCTTCGGCTTCGGGGGCTCCCCGGACGGGCTAGGGGGCGCCTTCGGAGCCCTGGACAAGGGCTGCTGTTTCGAGGACGATGAAACCGGAGCGCCGGCGGGCGCGCTGCTGTCGGGAGCCGAGGGCGGCGACGTGCGCGAGGCCACCCGTGACCTACTCAGCTTCATTGACTCGGCGTCCAGCAACATCAAGCTGGCGCTGGACAAGCCGGGCAAGTCTAAGCGAAAGGTGAACCACCGCAAGTACCTGCAGAAGCAGATCAAGCGCTGCAGCGGCCTCATGGGCGCCGCGGCCCCGGGCCCGCCCTCTCCAAGCGCTGCAGACACGCCCGCCAAGCGGCCGCTCGTCGCCCCCAGCGCCTCGACCGTCGCGGTCCCGGCCCAGGGCAAGGCCGCCCCCCGGCGGGAGGCGTCTCAGGCCGCGGCGGCCGCCAGCCTGCAAAGCCGGAGTCTGGCCGCACTCTTCGACTCGCTGCGCCACATTCCCGGGGGTGCCGAGCCGGCGGGGGCTGCGGTGGCTGCGCCAGCGGCTGGGCTCGGCGGAGCGGGAGCTGGCGGCTCCGGAGGGGATGGGGCCGGCCCCTCGGGGGGTACGGCGGTCCCGGGCGCCAGGAAGGTCCCGCTCCGGGCCCGCAACCTGCCCCCGTCCTTCTTCACTGAACCGTCCCGGGCGGGAGGCGCTGGGTGCAGCCCGTCGGGGCCAGGCGTGAGCTTGGGTGACCTGGAGAAAGGCGCGGAGGCCGTGGAATTCTTCGAGCTGCTGGGGCCCGACTACAGCGCGGGCACAGAGGCGGCCGTCTTGCTCGCCGCCGAGCCTCTCGACGTGTTCCCCGCCGGAGCTGCTGTACTGCGGGGACCCCCGGAGCTGGAGCCCAGCTTCTTTGAGCCGCCGCCGGCGGTAGTGGGAAACCTACTGTACCCCGAGCCCTGGAGCGTCCCGGGCTGCCCCGCGACCAAGAAGCCACCCCTGACTGCCCCCCGCGGCGGCTTGACCTTGAACGAGCCCTTGCGCCCCTTGTACCCCGCCGCCGGGGACTCTCCGGGAGGGGAAGACGGGCCTGGCCATTTGGCCTCTTTCGCCCCCTTCTTCCCAGACTGCGCCctgcccccgccgccgccgccgtcccAAGTGTCCTACGATTACAGCGCTGGCTACAGCCGCACGGCCTACTCCAGCCTTTGGAGACCCGACGGGGTTTGGGAAGGGCCGCCGGGGGAGGAGGGGGCGCACCGGGACTGA